A region of the Mycobacterium sp. NBC_00419 genome:
GTTCCGGAGTTATCGGTAGGGAAGGATATGGCCGGCGTCTTGCGGAACTCCTTGTCCGCCGGAATATAGCCAACAACACCGGTATTGGTGATCTCTTCCAAGGTCTCCTGGCTCTTCACCGTATTGTCGAGCAGATCGCGAACAACCGCGATGCCGATGCCCAGCAGGCCGCCTAAGACCAGTCCGATCGCGACGTTCCGAACTGGATTCGGGATCACTGGTGCTTTGGGAATCGACGCGCGCTGCTCGACAACCACACGGGCGTCCGGTTGTGCCCCAGGCTTCGGAGTTTCAAGTTCGTTCACCAATCCCACAAACTCGTCAGACAGCGCGTTGGCGATATCCCTTGCGCGAACAGCTGATTCGTCGAGAACATCGACATCAATGAGGACTGTGCTCGGCTTTACCGATGCCGTCACCTTCGCCTGGAGCGCGTCGGCGCTCATAGCGAGGTCGAGTTTGTCTACGGTGCGCTGAGCCAGCGTTTCACCCTTTATCAGCTCGGCGTAGGACAGAACTCGCTCTTGTGAAAACAGGTTGCCCTGGTACACGTCTTGGACCGAGCCGCCGGAAGTGGTGGATACGAAGAGCCGAGTAGAAGCCTCATAGAGGGGAGTGGTGAGCAGGGTGTAGATGACGGCGGCCGACACCAGCGCCAGTGTTGTCACGGTGATCGTGACCCACCGAGCTCTCAGCAGCCTGGCGAATTCCCGTAGATTCAAGATGCCCCCCTAACGGCTTTCGTGCCCGTGCTTGAGATGTCCGTGGGCTATCGAGTGCATGTCGGCACCGAGACCTTCGGAGTTACGTTGCCCATCAAAGGCTGAACCGGAACCTGTGCTTCGCCCGGGGAAGTTGGTTCGGAGAGCCGGAACACCAATTCGGCAGTCTTTCCGGGCGCGATCGCCACCTGGGCTTCAAAGCTTGGATGGTTGCGCTCCGTCGCTCCAAACACTCGGATTCTCTTCCCATTGACGACAACACTGATTACCTGCGCACCCTTGGTTGCGAGAAGGCGGACCGATGTCAGCATCGAGCCCCTCGGGATGTTCTCCGCGAGACTAGGAAAGAAGCCCAGCCGCCCGGCGACATAATCCGGCAGCGGCGCGGGATCCGAGAGGGTATTCGTCAACCGAACTGTCACAGTAGACATTCGGGTATCGCCGTCGCACCCGTCGGCGACGTACTCAATCTGTCGTTCCAGGTAGTAGTCCATCTTGTTCCCACCCAGATTGTTGATGACAACTTCTGCGTATGGGGCCGGATCCTCCGAAATCGCATTGGCCAGTGAAGTTTTCTCCAGAAGTTCCTGGTCGGCTGGTAACGCGCTCCAGACCGAGACTCGTCGCTCTTTGACTGCTCGTCCAAGCGCGTCGAGCAACGTCCGCGGGGACTCGACCGGCTCCGTAATCTTCTTGACCACTTCAGAAGCAATATCCTGCAGATACTGCTTGCGCGCTGTCTGATCCTCGGGGAACCGGGTGTACACGGTTGACTCGGTCAACTCGACGACGTTGTCTTTGGTCACCGTCTCGCCGTCTGGCATCGTTATCGGCCCCGTTGCGCCGAGGATATAGCTCAGGGCGATCGGATCGATCGCGATGACGCCGTCGACGTTCATTCCCGACTGTTGTGCCCACATCGACTTCCAGATCTGCGCCGCGTAGGGGAAATGCGAGCTCTGATTGCTGTTGCGGAAATCAGTTGTCGGATGGGTGAACCCGTACTCCTGATCGAATTCAGGGCCGAGTGTGGTGGGTGTGAACCGCTT
Encoded here:
- a CDS encoding DUF4012 domain-containing protein, producing the protein MRRRNAAWAGLVVLVVLIGFGAWLGFRAQAAKTNLEQARGSAQQAKDALLQGNTADASRFAADAQSHAQAARDATYSLPWNIASAVPWLGSPFRTGQQISNVVLGLTTDVLRPTADAGTVLAPTQLLADGRLDVAALRKEGPALAKIAASAARINTDAMEIPEPGYLSAIGEARSQLQKQTSDIARLMDNTALAAQLAPSMMGADGPRTYFMGFQTNAEARGTGGLLGGFAILRFDNGKPSVDTLGANSELNKRFTPTTLGPEFDQEYGFTHPTTDFRNSNQSSHFPYAAQIWKSMWAQQSGMNVDGVIAIDPIALSYILGATGPITMPDGETVTKDNVVELTESTVYTRFPEDQTARKQYLQDIASEVVKKITEPVESPRTLLDALGRAVKERRVSVWSALPADQELLEKTSLANAISEDPAPYAEVVINNLGGNKMDYYLERQIEYVADGCDGDTRMSTVTVRLTNTLSDPAPLPDYVAGRLGFFPSLAENIPRGSMLTSVRLLATKGAQVISVVVNGKRIRVFGATERNHPSFEAQVAIAPGKTAELVFRLSEPTSPGEAQVPVQPLMGNVTPKVSVPTCTR